A genomic segment from Amphiura filiformis chromosome 10, Afil_fr2py, whole genome shotgun sequence encodes:
- the LOC140161906 gene encoding dual specificity protein phosphatase 3-like, producing the protein MAFEFYDASLYLDSYISGKKVSGQNLIVPEVQRQLQDLTTFFDSRDQLCYSDNCRPDEIITNLFISGYNSAIQFEQLKEQGFTHVLNVNSRVSLEHIDAYESRGIKFTHVPMEDDLGYDMRRNFNAAIAFIRMAIIDGGRILVHCQVGKSRSSTVIAAYLIVFRDYSASTALKEMVFKRPMISPNRRFLQFLCELEVKVKESKRTDAPPGKPNLVVEDKSMPNLKI; encoded by the coding sequence ATGGCTTTTGAATTTTACGATGCGTCCTTGTACCTCGACAGTTACATATCTGGTAAAAAGGTGAGTGGTCAGAATTTAATTGTACCCGAAGTTCAAAGACAATTACAAGATCTGACGACCTTTTTTGACTCCCGTGATCAATTATGTTACAGTGACAACTGTAGACCAGATGAAATAATAACCAATCTCTTCATCAGTGGTTACAACTCCGCCATACAGTTTGAACAGCTTAAAGAGCAAGGTTTCACTCACGTTCTGAATGTAAATTCTCGAGTTAGCTTAGAACACATTGATGCGTACGAATCACGTGGTATCAAATTTACACACGTTCCGATGGAAGATGACCTTGGATATGATATGAGACGAAATTTTAACGCCGCAATAGCTTTTATTCGGATGGCCATAATCGACGGAGGACGCATCTTGGTACATTGTCAGGTTGGAAAAAGCAGATCGTCTACCGTCATCGCAGCATACTTGATCGTTTTCAGAGATTACAGCGCATCGACTGCTTTAAAAGAAATGGTTTTTAAGCGTCCGATGATTTCACCAAACCGAAGATTTCTACAGTTTTTGTGCGAATTAGAAGTAAAAGTGAAAGAATCAAAAAGGACAGACGCCCCTCCCGGGAAACCTAATTTGGTCGTAGAAGACAAAAGCATGcctaatttaaaaatttaa